A genomic region of Candidatus Cloacimonadota bacterium contains the following coding sequences:
- a CDS encoding glutamate--tRNA ligase, whose translation MNPVRVRFAPSPTGFLHIGGLRTALYDYLFARHSGGTFILRIEDTDRNRLVEGAVENLIASLDRLGIEIDEGPGIGGDFGPYVQSERLELYHREAQRLLDSGHAYRCFCTPETLAQMREEQQRKGEFVKYDRRCLSLSEEEVKARLANNEPHVVRLKMPDNRVFSFNDIIRGDVEMDAAQSDDQVLVKSDGFPTYHLAAVVDDHYMQISHVIRGEEWLSSTPKHIWLYECLGWKAPRWVHLPLILNPDRSKLSKRMNDVSVESYLQKGYLKEALINFVALLGWHGADDRETYSLKELCEEFTLERVSKSGAVFDLTKLDWMNGWYLRNLPLEEVVESSLPWFEEEKLPLPDSLTLSRIVAAARERCTLLPEIAQYAKMFLCPAELGPDDGAFLQSEDSRRVLRWFQSQLPPDGEIDAASLDAIVK comes from the coding sequence ATGAATCCCGTCCGCGTCCGTTTCGCGCCCAGCCCCACCGGATTTTTACACATCGGTGGCCTCCGCACCGCCCTTTACGATTACCTTTTCGCACGCCACAGCGGCGGAACCTTCATCCTCCGCATCGAGGACACCGACCGCAACCGCCTGGTGGAAGGCGCGGTGGAAAACCTCATCGCGTCCCTGGACCGCCTGGGCATAGAGATAGACGAAGGTCCCGGCATCGGCGGGGATTTTGGCCCCTACGTGCAGAGCGAACGCTTGGAACTCTATCACAGGGAGGCGCAGAGGCTGCTGGATTCCGGCCACGCCTACCGCTGTTTCTGCACTCCGGAAACCCTTGCCCAAATGCGCGAAGAGCAGCAGCGCAAAGGCGAATTCGTGAAATACGACCGCCGCTGCCTGTCCCTTTCCGAAGAGGAGGTGAAGGCCCGCCTGGCCAATAATGAACCCCACGTCGTTCGCCTGAAAATGCCTGACAACCGGGTTTTCAGCTTCAACGACATCATCCGGGGGGACGTGGAAATGGATGCCGCCCAGTCCGACGACCAGGTTCTAGTCAAATCCGACGGCTTCCCCACCTACCATCTGGCAGCGGTGGTGGACGACCATTACATGCAAATTTCCCACGTCATCCGCGGCGAGGAATGGCTCTCAAGCACGCCCAAGCACATCTGGCTTTACGAATGCCTGGGCTGGAAAGCCCCGCGCTGGGTGCATCTGCCCCTCATCCTCAATCCCGACCGCAGCAAGCTTTCCAAGCGCATGAACGACGTTTCGGTGGAGAGCTACCTGCAGAAAGGCTATCTGAAAGAGGCCCTGATCAATTTCGTGGCCCTGCTGGGCTGGCACGGAGCTGATGACCGGGAAACCTACAGCCTGAAAGAGCTTTGCGAGGAATTCACCCTCGAACGGGTGAGCAAATCCGGGGCCGTTTTCGACCTCACCAAACTGGACTGGATGAACGGCTGGTATTTGCGCAACCTGCCTCTGGAGGAAGTGGTGGAGAGTTCCCTGCCCTGGTTCGAAGAGGAAAAGCTGCCCCTTCCGGACAGCCTCACCCTTTCCAGAATCGTTGCTGCCGCGCGGGAACGCTGCACCCTGCTGCCGGAAATCGCCCAATACGCTAAAATGTTCCTTTGCCCGGCAGAACTGGGTCCTGATGACGGGGCCTTTCTCCAATCTGAAGATTCCCGCAGGGTGCTGCGCTGGTTCCAAAGCCAGCTTCCACCTGATGGCGAAATTGACGCCGCCAGCCTCGATGCCATCGTGAAG